One Esox lucius isolate fEsoLuc1 chromosome 1, fEsoLuc1.pri, whole genome shotgun sequence genomic region harbors:
- the LOC105012692 gene encoding vascular endothelial zinc finger 1 isoform X5 — MEPSWSTFLFQQANEALHHQHQVAQNSLLPLLQSGGPEPVDQKPVMPIPLDQKPPVSAAELLKDNVASGTGGGGGGGGGGGGGPVAVVKKEPKSKTPFICGYCNKAFRDSYHLRRHESCHTGVKMVSRPKKMQTAPTMVPMISTVPQRENSGGQPSYISTIAGILTTATTSASTGSSIMSPTMVPPHHQQQHHQQQQHQQQQSQPKKPAKPVKKNHGCEMCGKAFRDVYHLNRHKLSHSDEKPFECPICQQRFKRKDRMTYHVRSHDGGVHKPYICSVCGKGFSRPDHLSCHVKHVHSSERPFKCQVTACTSAFATKDRLRSHMIRHEGKVTCNICGKMLSAAYITSHLKTHGQASFTNPCNKDSNNVHNSGSATPVTNSAAITSAMNRGNASNPVTIAAQMNITTSTVNITSPINLQHPVTITGPVNLASGPMNIAHPVAITSGMPMNITGPLNIAMRPMDSMPFLSQVLPSSPPW, encoded by the exons CAGGCCAATGAAGCCCTGCATCACCAGCACCAGGTGGCCCAGAACAGCTTGCTGCCGCTCCTCCAGTCAGGAGGCCCAGAACCTGTGGACCAGAAGCCTGTGATGCCCATCCCCTTGGACCAGAAGCCTCCAGTCAGTGCCGCTGAGCTCCTCAAGGACAATGTGGCCAgcgggacaggaggaggaggagggggaggtggcGGCGGCGGAGGAGGTCCTGTTGcggtggtgaagaaagagcccAAGTCCAAAACGCCCTTCATCTGCGGCTACTGCAACAAGGCCTTCCGGGACAGCTACCACCTCAGGCGGCACGAGTCCTGCCACACGGGTGTCAAGATGGTGTCGCGTCCCAAGAAGATGCAGACGGCGCCCACCATGGTGCCCATGATCTCCACGGTGCCGCAGCGGGAGAACAGCGGGGGCCAGCCCTCGTACATCTCCACCATCGCCGGCATCCTCACCACCGCCACCACCTCGGCCTCCACAGGCTCGAGCATCATGTCTCCCACCATGGTGCCCCCgcaccaccagcagcagcaccaccagcagcagcagcaccagCAGCAGCAGAGCCAGCCCAAGAAGCCCGCCAAGCCTGTGAAGAAGAACCACGGCTGCGAGATGTGCGGCAAGGCCTTCCGCGACGTCTACCACCTGAACCGTCACAAGCTGTCCCACTCGGACGAGAAGCCCTTTGAGTGCCCCATCTGCCAGCAGCGCTTCAAGAGGAAGGACCGCATGACCTACCACGTGCGCTCGCACGACGGCGGCGTCCACAAGCCTTACATCTGCTCAGTGTGCGGGAAGGGCTTCTCCAG GCCTGACCATCTAAGCTGTCACGTGAAGCATGTTCATTCCTCCGAGAGGCCCTTCAAATGCCAAGTAACG GCCTGCACCTCTGCTTTCGCCACCAAAGACCGCCTGCGCTCCCACATGATTCGACACGAGGGCAAGGTGACCTGCAACATCTGCGGCAAGATGCTGAGCGCTGCCTACATCACCAGCCACCTGAAGACCCATGGCCAGGCCAGCTTCACCAATCCCTGTAACAAAG ACTCCAACAATGTGCACAACTCCGGCTCGGCGACGCCCGTCACCAACTCTGCCGCCATCACCTCGGCGATGAACCGCGGCAACGCTAGCAACCCGGTAACCATCGCTGCGCAGATGAACATCACCACCAGCACGGTGAACATCACCTCTCCCATCAACCTGCAGCACCCGGTGACCATCACGGGGCCTGTCAACCTGGCCTCGGGGCCCATGAATATAGCCCACCCCGTGGCCATCACCTCCGGGATGCCAATGAATATAACCGGGCCGCTCAATATCGCCATGAGACCCATGGATAGCATGCCTTTTCTCTCCCAggtcctcccttcctcccctccttGGTAG
- the LOC105012692 gene encoding vascular endothelial zinc finger 1 isoform X1, producing the protein MEPSWSTFLFQSSVGPMVPGNPRRDYYTGIRQANEALHHQHQVAQNSLLPLLQSGGPEPVDQKPVMPIPLDQKPPVSAAELLKDNVASGTGGGGGGGGGGGGGPVAVVKKEPKSKTPFICGYCNKAFRDSYHLRRHESCHTGVKMVSRPKKMQTAPTMVPMISTVPQRENSGGQPSYISTIAGILTTATTSASTGSSIMSPTMVPPHHQQQHHQQQQHQQQQSQPKKPAKPVKKNHGCEMCGKAFRDVYHLNRHKLSHSDEKPFECPICQQRFKRKDRMTYHVRSHDGGVHKPYICSVCGKGFSRPDHLSCHVKHVHSSERPFKCQVTACTSAFATKDRLRSHMIRHEGKVTCNICGKMLSAAYITSHLKTHGQASFTNPCNKGLSDWQWNHHSGLRKGELTVGEILNNSFQVLIDISRFQDSNNVHNSGSATPVTNSAAITSAMNRGNASNPVTIAAQMNITTSTVNITSPINLQHPVTITGPVNLASGPMNIAHPVAITSGMPMNITGPLNIAMRPMDSMPFLSQVLPSSPPW; encoded by the exons CAGGCCAATGAAGCCCTGCATCACCAGCACCAGGTGGCCCAGAACAGCTTGCTGCCGCTCCTCCAGTCAGGAGGCCCAGAACCTGTGGACCAGAAGCCTGTGATGCCCATCCCCTTGGACCAGAAGCCTCCAGTCAGTGCCGCTGAGCTCCTCAAGGACAATGTGGCCAgcgggacaggaggaggaggagggggaggtggcGGCGGCGGAGGAGGTCCTGTTGcggtggtgaagaaagagcccAAGTCCAAAACGCCCTTCATCTGCGGCTACTGCAACAAGGCCTTCCGGGACAGCTACCACCTCAGGCGGCACGAGTCCTGCCACACGGGTGTCAAGATGGTGTCGCGTCCCAAGAAGATGCAGACGGCGCCCACCATGGTGCCCATGATCTCCACGGTGCCGCAGCGGGAGAACAGCGGGGGCCAGCCCTCGTACATCTCCACCATCGCCGGCATCCTCACCACCGCCACCACCTCGGCCTCCACAGGCTCGAGCATCATGTCTCCCACCATGGTGCCCCCgcaccaccagcagcagcaccaccagcagcagcagcaccagCAGCAGCAGAGCCAGCCCAAGAAGCCCGCCAAGCCTGTGAAGAAGAACCACGGCTGCGAGATGTGCGGCAAGGCCTTCCGCGACGTCTACCACCTGAACCGTCACAAGCTGTCCCACTCGGACGAGAAGCCCTTTGAGTGCCCCATCTGCCAGCAGCGCTTCAAGAGGAAGGACCGCATGACCTACCACGTGCGCTCGCACGACGGCGGCGTCCACAAGCCTTACATCTGCTCAGTGTGCGGGAAGGGCTTCTCCAG GCCTGACCATCTAAGCTGTCACGTGAAGCATGTTCATTCCTCCGAGAGGCCCTTCAAATGCCAAGTAACG GCCTGCACCTCTGCTTTCGCCACCAAAGACCGCCTGCGCTCCCACATGATTCGACACGAGGGCAAGGTGACCTGCAACATCTGCGGCAAGATGCTGAGCGCTGCCTACATCACCAGCCACCTGAAGACCCATGGCCAGGCCAGCTTCACCAATCCCTGTAACAAAG GGCTAAGTGACTGGCAGTGGAACCACCACTCAGGGCTACGAAAAG GTGAGTTGACGGTAGGAGAGATCTTAAATAACTCGTTCCAAGTCCTTATTGACATCTCTCGTTTTCAAG ACTCCAACAATGTGCACAACTCCGGCTCGGCGACGCCCGTCACCAACTCTGCCGCCATCACCTCGGCGATGAACCGCGGCAACGCTAGCAACCCGGTAACCATCGCTGCGCAGATGAACATCACCACCAGCACGGTGAACATCACCTCTCCCATCAACCTGCAGCACCCGGTGACCATCACGGGGCCTGTCAACCTGGCCTCGGGGCCCATGAATATAGCCCACCCCGTGGCCATCACCTCCGGGATGCCAATGAATATAACCGGGCCGCTCAATATCGCCATGAGACCCATGGATAGCATGCCTTTTCTCTCCCAggtcctcccttcctcccctccttGGTAG
- the LOC105012692 gene encoding vascular endothelial zinc finger 1 isoform X2 produces the protein MEPSWSTFLFQQANEALHHQHQVAQNSLLPLLQSGGPEPVDQKPVMPIPLDQKPPVSAAELLKDNVASGTGGGGGGGGGGGGGPVAVVKKEPKSKTPFICGYCNKAFRDSYHLRRHESCHTGVKMVSRPKKMQTAPTMVPMISTVPQRENSGGQPSYISTIAGILTTATTSASTGSSIMSPTMVPPHHQQQHHQQQQHQQQQSQPKKPAKPVKKNHGCEMCGKAFRDVYHLNRHKLSHSDEKPFECPICQQRFKRKDRMTYHVRSHDGGVHKPYICSVCGKGFSRPDHLSCHVKHVHSSERPFKCQVTACTSAFATKDRLRSHMIRHEGKVTCNICGKMLSAAYITSHLKTHGQASFTNPCNKGLSDWQWNHHSGLRKGELTVGEILNNSFQVLIDISRFQDSNNVHNSGSATPVTNSAAITSAMNRGNASNPVTIAAQMNITTSTVNITSPINLQHPVTITGPVNLASGPMNIAHPVAITSGMPMNITGPLNIAMRPMDSMPFLSQVLPSSPPW, from the exons CAGGCCAATGAAGCCCTGCATCACCAGCACCAGGTGGCCCAGAACAGCTTGCTGCCGCTCCTCCAGTCAGGAGGCCCAGAACCTGTGGACCAGAAGCCTGTGATGCCCATCCCCTTGGACCAGAAGCCTCCAGTCAGTGCCGCTGAGCTCCTCAAGGACAATGTGGCCAgcgggacaggaggaggaggagggggaggtggcGGCGGCGGAGGAGGTCCTGTTGcggtggtgaagaaagagcccAAGTCCAAAACGCCCTTCATCTGCGGCTACTGCAACAAGGCCTTCCGGGACAGCTACCACCTCAGGCGGCACGAGTCCTGCCACACGGGTGTCAAGATGGTGTCGCGTCCCAAGAAGATGCAGACGGCGCCCACCATGGTGCCCATGATCTCCACGGTGCCGCAGCGGGAGAACAGCGGGGGCCAGCCCTCGTACATCTCCACCATCGCCGGCATCCTCACCACCGCCACCACCTCGGCCTCCACAGGCTCGAGCATCATGTCTCCCACCATGGTGCCCCCgcaccaccagcagcagcaccaccagcagcagcagcaccagCAGCAGCAGAGCCAGCCCAAGAAGCCCGCCAAGCCTGTGAAGAAGAACCACGGCTGCGAGATGTGCGGCAAGGCCTTCCGCGACGTCTACCACCTGAACCGTCACAAGCTGTCCCACTCGGACGAGAAGCCCTTTGAGTGCCCCATCTGCCAGCAGCGCTTCAAGAGGAAGGACCGCATGACCTACCACGTGCGCTCGCACGACGGCGGCGTCCACAAGCCTTACATCTGCTCAGTGTGCGGGAAGGGCTTCTCCAG GCCTGACCATCTAAGCTGTCACGTGAAGCATGTTCATTCCTCCGAGAGGCCCTTCAAATGCCAAGTAACG GCCTGCACCTCTGCTTTCGCCACCAAAGACCGCCTGCGCTCCCACATGATTCGACACGAGGGCAAGGTGACCTGCAACATCTGCGGCAAGATGCTGAGCGCTGCCTACATCACCAGCCACCTGAAGACCCATGGCCAGGCCAGCTTCACCAATCCCTGTAACAAAG GGCTAAGTGACTGGCAGTGGAACCACCACTCAGGGCTACGAAAAG GTGAGTTGACGGTAGGAGAGATCTTAAATAACTCGTTCCAAGTCCTTATTGACATCTCTCGTTTTCAAG ACTCCAACAATGTGCACAACTCCGGCTCGGCGACGCCCGTCACCAACTCTGCCGCCATCACCTCGGCGATGAACCGCGGCAACGCTAGCAACCCGGTAACCATCGCTGCGCAGATGAACATCACCACCAGCACGGTGAACATCACCTCTCCCATCAACCTGCAGCACCCGGTGACCATCACGGGGCCTGTCAACCTGGCCTCGGGGCCCATGAATATAGCCCACCCCGTGGCCATCACCTCCGGGATGCCAATGAATATAACCGGGCCGCTCAATATCGCCATGAGACCCATGGATAGCATGCCTTTTCTCTCCCAggtcctcccttcctcccctccttGGTAG
- the LOC105012692 gene encoding vascular endothelial zinc finger 1 isoform X4 has translation MEPSWSTFLFQSSVGPMVPGNPRRDYYTGIRQANEALHHQHQVAQNSLLPLLQSGGPEPVDQKPVMPIPLDQKPPVSAAELLKDNVASGTGGGGGGGGGGGGGPVAVVKKEPKSKTPFICGYCNKAFRDSYHLRRHESCHTGVKMVSRPKKMQTAPTMVPMISTVPQRENSGGQPSYISTIAGILTTATTSASTGSSIMSPTMVPPHHQQQHHQQQQHQQQQSQPKKPAKPVKKNHGCEMCGKAFRDVYHLNRHKLSHSDEKPFECPICQQRFKRKDRMTYHVRSHDGGVHKPYICSVCGKGFSRPDHLSCHVKHVHSSERPFKCQVTACTSAFATKDRLRSHMIRHEGKVTCNICGKMLSAAYITSHLKTHGQASFTNPCNKDSNNVHNSGSATPVTNSAAITSAMNRGNASNPVTIAAQMNITTSTVNITSPINLQHPVTITGPVNLASGPMNIAHPVAITSGMPMNITGPLNIAMRPMDSMPFLSQVLPSSPPW, from the exons CAGGCCAATGAAGCCCTGCATCACCAGCACCAGGTGGCCCAGAACAGCTTGCTGCCGCTCCTCCAGTCAGGAGGCCCAGAACCTGTGGACCAGAAGCCTGTGATGCCCATCCCCTTGGACCAGAAGCCTCCAGTCAGTGCCGCTGAGCTCCTCAAGGACAATGTGGCCAgcgggacaggaggaggaggagggggaggtggcGGCGGCGGAGGAGGTCCTGTTGcggtggtgaagaaagagcccAAGTCCAAAACGCCCTTCATCTGCGGCTACTGCAACAAGGCCTTCCGGGACAGCTACCACCTCAGGCGGCACGAGTCCTGCCACACGGGTGTCAAGATGGTGTCGCGTCCCAAGAAGATGCAGACGGCGCCCACCATGGTGCCCATGATCTCCACGGTGCCGCAGCGGGAGAACAGCGGGGGCCAGCCCTCGTACATCTCCACCATCGCCGGCATCCTCACCACCGCCACCACCTCGGCCTCCACAGGCTCGAGCATCATGTCTCCCACCATGGTGCCCCCgcaccaccagcagcagcaccaccagcagcagcagcaccagCAGCAGCAGAGCCAGCCCAAGAAGCCCGCCAAGCCTGTGAAGAAGAACCACGGCTGCGAGATGTGCGGCAAGGCCTTCCGCGACGTCTACCACCTGAACCGTCACAAGCTGTCCCACTCGGACGAGAAGCCCTTTGAGTGCCCCATCTGCCAGCAGCGCTTCAAGAGGAAGGACCGCATGACCTACCACGTGCGCTCGCACGACGGCGGCGTCCACAAGCCTTACATCTGCTCAGTGTGCGGGAAGGGCTTCTCCAG GCCTGACCATCTAAGCTGTCACGTGAAGCATGTTCATTCCTCCGAGAGGCCCTTCAAATGCCAAGTAACG GCCTGCACCTCTGCTTTCGCCACCAAAGACCGCCTGCGCTCCCACATGATTCGACACGAGGGCAAGGTGACCTGCAACATCTGCGGCAAGATGCTGAGCGCTGCCTACATCACCAGCCACCTGAAGACCCATGGCCAGGCCAGCTTCACCAATCCCTGTAACAAAG ACTCCAACAATGTGCACAACTCCGGCTCGGCGACGCCCGTCACCAACTCTGCCGCCATCACCTCGGCGATGAACCGCGGCAACGCTAGCAACCCGGTAACCATCGCTGCGCAGATGAACATCACCACCAGCACGGTGAACATCACCTCTCCCATCAACCTGCAGCACCCGGTGACCATCACGGGGCCTGTCAACCTGGCCTCGGGGCCCATGAATATAGCCCACCCCGTGGCCATCACCTCCGGGATGCCAATGAATATAACCGGGCCGCTCAATATCGCCATGAGACCCATGGATAGCATGCCTTTTCTCTCCCAggtcctcccttcctcccctccttGGTAG
- the LOC105012692 gene encoding vascular endothelial zinc finger 1 isoform X3 has translation MEPSWSTFLFQSSVGPMVPGNPRRDYYTGIRQANEALHHQHQVAQNSLLPLLQSGGPEPVDQKPVMPIPLDQKPPVSAAELLKDNVASGTGGGGGGGGGGGGGPVAVVKKEPKSKTPFICGYCNKAFRDSYHLRRHESCHTGVKMVSRPKKMQTAPTMVPMISTVPQRENSGGQPSYISTIAGILTTATTSASTGSSIMSPTMVPPHHQQQHHQQQQHQQQQSQPKKPAKPVKKNHGCEMCGKAFRDVYHLNRHKLSHSDEKPFECPICQQRFKRKDRMTYHVRSHDGGVHKPYICSVCGKGFSRPDHLSCHVKHVHSSERPFKCQVTACTSAFATKDRLRSHMIRHEGKVTCNICGKMLSAAYITSHLKTHGQASFTNPCNKGLSDWQWNHHSGLRKDSNNVHNSGSATPVTNSAAITSAMNRGNASNPVTIAAQMNITTSTVNITSPINLQHPVTITGPVNLASGPMNIAHPVAITSGMPMNITGPLNIAMRPMDSMPFLSQVLPSSPPW, from the exons CAGGCCAATGAAGCCCTGCATCACCAGCACCAGGTGGCCCAGAACAGCTTGCTGCCGCTCCTCCAGTCAGGAGGCCCAGAACCTGTGGACCAGAAGCCTGTGATGCCCATCCCCTTGGACCAGAAGCCTCCAGTCAGTGCCGCTGAGCTCCTCAAGGACAATGTGGCCAgcgggacaggaggaggaggagggggaggtggcGGCGGCGGAGGAGGTCCTGTTGcggtggtgaagaaagagcccAAGTCCAAAACGCCCTTCATCTGCGGCTACTGCAACAAGGCCTTCCGGGACAGCTACCACCTCAGGCGGCACGAGTCCTGCCACACGGGTGTCAAGATGGTGTCGCGTCCCAAGAAGATGCAGACGGCGCCCACCATGGTGCCCATGATCTCCACGGTGCCGCAGCGGGAGAACAGCGGGGGCCAGCCCTCGTACATCTCCACCATCGCCGGCATCCTCACCACCGCCACCACCTCGGCCTCCACAGGCTCGAGCATCATGTCTCCCACCATGGTGCCCCCgcaccaccagcagcagcaccaccagcagcagcagcaccagCAGCAGCAGAGCCAGCCCAAGAAGCCCGCCAAGCCTGTGAAGAAGAACCACGGCTGCGAGATGTGCGGCAAGGCCTTCCGCGACGTCTACCACCTGAACCGTCACAAGCTGTCCCACTCGGACGAGAAGCCCTTTGAGTGCCCCATCTGCCAGCAGCGCTTCAAGAGGAAGGACCGCATGACCTACCACGTGCGCTCGCACGACGGCGGCGTCCACAAGCCTTACATCTGCTCAGTGTGCGGGAAGGGCTTCTCCAG GCCTGACCATCTAAGCTGTCACGTGAAGCATGTTCATTCCTCCGAGAGGCCCTTCAAATGCCAAGTAACG GCCTGCACCTCTGCTTTCGCCACCAAAGACCGCCTGCGCTCCCACATGATTCGACACGAGGGCAAGGTGACCTGCAACATCTGCGGCAAGATGCTGAGCGCTGCCTACATCACCAGCCACCTGAAGACCCATGGCCAGGCCAGCTTCACCAATCCCTGTAACAAAG GGCTAAGTGACTGGCAGTGGAACCACCACTCAGGGCTACGAAAAG ACTCCAACAATGTGCACAACTCCGGCTCGGCGACGCCCGTCACCAACTCTGCCGCCATCACCTCGGCGATGAACCGCGGCAACGCTAGCAACCCGGTAACCATCGCTGCGCAGATGAACATCACCACCAGCACGGTGAACATCACCTCTCCCATCAACCTGCAGCACCCGGTGACCATCACGGGGCCTGTCAACCTGGCCTCGGGGCCCATGAATATAGCCCACCCCGTGGCCATCACCTCCGGGATGCCAATGAATATAACCGGGCCGCTCAATATCGCCATGAGACCCATGGATAGCATGCCTTTTCTCTCCCAggtcctcccttcctcccctccttGGTAG